GCGCGAGGTGTGGGCGCAGCTGAAGGCCTCCCTCAACGACACCGGGAAGACGCTGCTGAGCGACTCCGGGCTGCACTCCTGGTTCCTGGACCCGGGGGTGGACGGGCTCGGCACCCCGCACCCCACCAACCAGGACGAGCTGCTGATCCACCCGGTGGGCACCCTCCACAACCGGCCGAGCGCGGGGACCCGCGTCCCGAACTTCTTCCTCAGCGGGGACTACGTCGCGGTGGACATCGACCTGGCGACGATGGAGGGCGCGAACGCCTCGGCCCGTGCGGCCGTCAACAGCCTGCTGGACCGGGACGGTTCGCAGGCGGAGCGGTGCACGGTCCGGCCCATGTACCGGGCGCCGGAGCTGGAGTCCGCCAAGCGGCACGACCTGTGGCGCCACCGCCTCGGCCTGCGCAACATCTTCGACCTGGGGTGACGCGGGCCGGCCCGGGGCGAGGGGCTCGGCTACCGTCGTCCGCATGACCCCGACGCCCCCCGCACCGGCACCCGCGCCGGCTCCCGCCCCGACGGTCGGCGCCCTGCTCCGCGCATGGCGGGAGCGGCGCGGCATCAGCCAGCTGGAGCTGGCGGGCCGCGCCGGCTCCTCGTCCCGGCACATCAGCTTCATCGAGACGGGCCGGTCCCGGCCGAGCGAGGAGATGGTGCTGAGGCTCGCCGACCGCCTCGACGTGCCGGTACGGGAGCGCAACGCCCTGCTGCTGGCGGCGGGTTACGCCCCGCGCTACGCCCAGACCGCGCTGGACGACCCGTCGATGGAGACACTGCGCGAGGGCATCCGGCAGCTGCTGACCGGGTACGAGCCCTACCCGGCGCTCGTCGTCGACGCCACCTACAACGTCGTCGCCGCCAACCGGGGCATCGCGATGCTGCTGGACGGGCTGCCGGAGCACCTGCTGACCCCGCCGCTGAACGCCATGCGGATCACCCTGCACCCCGAGGGCCTCGCCCCGAGGATCCACAACCTCGGGGAGTGGCGCGGGCACCTGCTGGCCCAGATGGAGCGCCAGATCGCGCTGGCCCGCTCCGAGCCGCTGCGCGCGCTGTACGAGGAGGTGTCCGCGTACCCGGTGCCGCCGGCCGCGGAGCGCCCGGGGGACGGGGAACCGGCAGAGCCCGTCCCGTACATCGCACTGCCGCTCGTCATCGAGCACGACGGCCACCTGCTGTCCTTCGTGTCGTCGATCGCGACCTTCAACACGCCGATGGACGTGACCGTCGCCGAGCTGGCCATCGAGACCATGCTCCCGGCCGACCCGGCGACGGTGAAGTACCTGCGCTCACTTGCCGACTGAGCGCAGCGCGAGCTGCTGGAGCAGGGCGAAGCCGGCGACGGTGAGGCCCTGCGCCGCAATCCACACGGCCCCGGCGGCCGTGGGCGTGAACCACACGGCCAGGGAGACGAGACTCAGCGCCGCCCAGGCGTAGTTGGTCTCGATCACGAGCTTCACCGGGAACGCCGGGGGCTGCCGCCGCGAGGCCGGCCAGCCGACCGCGGCGCCGTACAGCACCAGCAGGATCCCGAGTTCGAGCAACAGGACCTGCCCGACCCCGAGCAACCGCCCGAGCGGCGCGGAGAAGGCGACGTACGCGAGCCCGTTGCCGGTGGTGACGACGGAGTCGAGCGCGAGGAAGCGCCGCAGCATGACGTGCGGGACGCCGGTACGGGCAATGCTGCCGAGCAGGGTCGCGGACATGCGAAATCCCCCTCCATCGAGGTCGAACGGCCAGGTGGGACACGGCTTCCGGGACCGAGTGCGCGGCCCCGGAACCCGATGACCCCACTGTGCCCGGCGACCCGGAGCGGGTCGATTACCTCGCAGGTAACGGGCCCGCTGGCCCGGGCATCGGCTACGGTCCTTGGCTGTGAACCGTACCGAGCGTCTGTACGCCCTGGTGGAGGAGTTACGTGCGGTCTCGCCCCGGCCGCGCAGCGCCCGGTGGCTCGCCGAGCGCTTCGGCGTCAGCACCCGCACGATCGAGCGCGACCTCAGCGCCCTGCAGCAGTCCGGTGTGCCGCTCTACGCCGAACCGGGCCGCAGCGGCGGGTACGTGGTGGACAAGGAGCACACCCTGCCGCCCCTGGCCATCACCCCGGCCGAGGCCGCGGCGCTGGCCGTCGCGCTGCACGGGCTGGCCGGGACACCGTTCGCCGCGGACGCCCGCTCGGCGCTGTACAAGGTGTTCGCCGTCATGCCGCAGCGCGATCGTCAGGCCGCGCGCGAGCTCGCCGCTCGGGTACGGCTCGCCGTGAACCCCGTTCGGCCGTCCGCGCTCCCGCACACCCTGCGCGAGGCGCTCTCGACCCGCCGGCTGCTGCACCTGTCCTACGCCGACGGGGAGGACGAGGTCACCGCACGCACCGTCGAGCCCCTGGGCTTCCTCGGAGGCGACCACTGGTACCTCATCGGCTGGTGCCGGCTGCGCTCCGCCGTGCGGGGCTTCCGCCTCGACCGCATCCGCGAGGCGCGGGCACTGGAGGAGACGGCGGAGCCCCGTCCGGTGGACCTGTCCGAACTGGACACCCCCGGATGGGATTTCGTCGCACTTGACGAGCTCTATGGTTTCGCTTGAGCCGCCGCCCGGAGGGCTAATCACCGACAGGGGGTTGTCGCGCACGGCCCGGAGGCTGGGTGACCACGAACCGACCTTGGAAGGCACCCATGTCTGTGAAGACGACCCCCCTCACCGACTCCGCACCGCTGACCCGGGAGGCCGGCACCCGGCTGGTGGAGGGCTGGACGGCGCTCTGGAACGGTGACGTCGCCCTCGCCGAGCAGATCCTCGCCCCCGGCTTCCGGCTGCACTTCGCGGACGACTTCGACGGCACCGGCTCCGCCCACACCTTCGGCCCGGACGAACTGACGGCGTTCATCTCGGCCAACAGCCTCGCCCTCACCGGCCTGACGTTCGCCGCCGACGCCGCACCGCTGGTCGACACCGAGCGCGGTGAGATGGCCTGCCGGTGGATCGAGAGCAGCGACGGCGGCGACGGAGACGTCGTGGTCAAGAGCGGCATCGACATGTTCGCGGTCACGGACGGCCGGATCTCCGCCGTGTGGTCGCTCACCGGCAACCGCCGCTTCGACGCCTGACCGTTCGCGGCATCCCGCTGCGCTTGCCTCGGAGGTCATGCCAACCCTTTTTGAGTCGTACGGCAGGAAACGTTGGGGTTCCCCTGGTTCGGGCAGGAGCGGGGGGCTAGGCTTCACGGAGCCCGATTCACTCGAACGTCTTGTCGACATATGGAGAATCCGCCGGTGCGAGCCGCCGCCCGACCCGATCTCGCCGTGATCTGGCGGCGCGTCGAGGCGCTGTCGGTGCGGCGTGGTCAGGATCCGGCCGGGGTGCTGGGCCTGGGGCGGCTGAGTCATCTGTCCGGGGTCGAACCCGGGCGCATAGCGCAGGTGGTGGCGGGCACGGCGGCCGAGGTGCCGCTGGAGCAGCGCGTGCACCAGCGGTTCCTGCGGCTGCGCGCCACCCGCCGGGACAAGCACGGCCGGGAGTGGCCGCTCGCCGCCATCGCCGACGACTTCGACGCACCCGGAGCCTCCCTCGGGCCGCTCAACGCGGGGACCGGGCTGCCGCGGATGGGGCACGCGGCAGGCGTGCAGCGGTTCTTCGGGGTCTACGCCGGCTTCCTGCTGGCCGACAGCAAGAGCGCGGTGGAGCGGGCCCTCGCCCTCTCGGCCACCGCCGCCGCCACCACCACCGCCAACGCCAACGCCACCGCCGTCCCGGACGGCCGGGACGACCTGGAACACCTGTCGTACCTCACCGGCATGAGCCCGCAGGCCATCCGGCTCACCCTCGACGGCGAGCCGCCCCGGCTCCCCCTCAAGGAGCAGGTGCACCACCGGTTCGAGCACCTGCGCCGGACCCGCGTACGGGAGGACGGCCAGCCCCATTCGCTCGCGGCCATCGCCAAGTCCTTCGACGCGTCGGGCCAGTCGCTGACCCGCGTCGCCCAGGGCGAGGGCCTGCCGAACCTCGCCGCGGCCGCCGGGATCCAGCGGTTCTACGGGGTCGAGGGCGGTTTCCTGCTGGCCGACGACACCGAGGCGCTCGCCACCGCACTCTCCCTGATCGAGGCCGAACTGGAGTCCGGGGAGCGGGAGCAGGAGAACCCGATGCTGGCCGTGCTGCGGGCGCACGACGTACGGAGCATCGTGACGCGGGCCGGCCGGCTCTCCCCGCGGGGCTGGAAGTCGCTCGCCGACCACTTGGACGACCTGCTCGCGCGGGAGGGCCAGCTCGGCCGTCCGGCGGAGCCCGACGAGGGGGGAGCGCCATGAGGACCACACGGGCGATGCGCAGGCTCGGCGGGGATCTGCTCGCCGACGCGCGGCTGACGCCGCCAGCCTGCGCCGCCGATATCATCGGCGCGCTGTGCACCGCGTACGGCCGGCGGCGCGGCGGTCGGAAGGTCGACTTCCGCTTCGCCTCCTTCCCGCCCGACACGGCCAGCGGGCTGTGGCTGGAGATGGACGCGCGCGATCTCCTCGTCATCGAGGAACACACCCGCCCCGAGCACCAGCTCGTCATCGCCTGCCACGAGTTGTGGCACGTGTACGAGGGCACCTGCGACAGCCACGGACCGGGCATGGCGGTGGCCGCCCGGCTGACGGGCGACGCGGACGGCGCGGACGGCCGCCGGGGCGGCCTCACGGAGCTGCTGCAGTCGGACACCGGTCTGGGCACGGTGGTCCGGCAGGCCGCCGCCCGCGCGGACCGGGAGGACCCAGCGGAGATCCGGGCCGAGATCTTCGGCCTGTACCTCGGCAAACTCCTGAAGCCCTACCTGCCGCCTCCCCGGGAAGAACAGGTCCCCGAGGCGATCGAGCGCATCAAGACCTCGCTCGGCTGGGGGCGTTGAGCGTCACGCCGGTGACCTGCACGCCGCCCCCGCCGCACCCCTTGCGCCGATGCCCTCAGCACGGCCCTGACAGAGAGCACGACACGATGACCCAGTCTTCCCCGCCCCGCCACGCCGTCGTCATCGGCGGCAGCATGGCCGGCCTGCTCGCGGCCGCCGTCCTGGCCGAGCACGCCACGGTCACGATCATCGACGCGGACACCCTCCCGGACAGCCCGGCGCCGCGCCGCGGACTGCCCCAGGCCCGGCACGTCCACGTCATGTGGTCCGGCGGGGCGCGTGCGATCGAGGACATCCTGCCCGGCATCACCGAGGACTGGACGGCGGCGGGCGCGATCCGCCGCAGCCTGCCCACCGACCTGGTCACCAAGACCGCCGAGGGCTGGATCCCGCGCTGCGCCGAGATGCAGTTCAACATCTCCTGCAGCCGCGACCTCCTCGACTCGGTCGTCCGGGCCCGGGTGACCGCCCTGGAAGGGGTCTCCACCCTCCAGCAGAGCCGCGTCCGCGGCCTGGAGGGCACGGCGGCCCGGATCACCGGCGTCCGCGTCGACACCCCGGAGGAGGAGGGCAGGTTCGTGCCCGCCGACCTCGTGGTCGACGCGAGCGGACGCGGCTCCCGCGCCCGCACCTGGCTGCAGGAGCTCGGCGTCGGCGGCATCCGGCAGGCCGAGGTCGACTCCGGCCTCGTCTACGCGACCCGCATCTTCGAGGCGCCCGCCGGAGCCCACGAGTCCGGCTTCCCGATAGTCAACGTGCAGTCCGACCCCCGCGTGCCCGTCCCGGGCCAGACGGCCACGATCGTGCCCATCGAGAACGGCCAGTGGCAGGCCACCCTCTCCGGCACCCGCGGCGGCCAGCCGACCGGCGACCCCGACGCGTTCATCCCGTTCGCCAAGGGCATCCGGGACCCGATCGTCGGCGAGCTCCTGGAGGGCCGCAAGCCCCTCACCGACGTCGCCGTCACCAAGGGCACCGCGAACCGGCGGATCTTCTTCGAGAAGGTCGAGCTGCCCGACGGCTTCTTCGCCGTCGGCGACTCGGTCGCCACCTTCAACCCGCTGTACGGGCAGGGCATGACCGTCGCCGCCCAGGGGCTGCTGGCCGTACGCTCCCTGCTCCGGGCCAGGGGGCTCGCCCACCCGGCCTTCGGACGCGAGGCGCAGCGCGCGATCGCCCCGCAGGTGGCCACCGCCTGGGACCTCGCCACCTCGCAGGACATCCTCTACCCCGGCGCCACCGGCATGAAGCCGCGGACCGGAGCCGGGCTGCTCAACGCGTACGTCAGCCGGCTGATGACGGGGGCCACCACCCGGGAGGCGCTGACCGCCGCCTTCCTCCAGGTCATCACCATGAGCAGCACACCCACCCACTGGCTCAAGCCGTCGGTGGTCTGGAACGTCC
Above is a genomic segment from Streptomyces sp. NBC_01233 containing:
- a CDS encoding helix-turn-helix domain-containing protein gives rise to the protein MTPTPPAPAPAPAPAPTVGALLRAWRERRGISQLELAGRAGSSSRHISFIETGRSRPSEEMVLRLADRLDVPVRERNALLLAAGYAPRYAQTALDDPSMETLREGIRQLLTGYEPYPALVVDATYNVVAANRGIAMLLDGLPEHLLTPPLNAMRITLHPEGLAPRIHNLGEWRGHLLAQMERQIALARSEPLRALYEEVSAYPVPPAAERPGDGEPAEPVPYIALPLVIEHDGHLLSFVSSIATFNTPMDVTVAELAIETMLPADPATVKYLRSLAD
- a CDS encoding NAD(P)/FAD-dependent oxidoreductase, translated to MTQSSPPRHAVVIGGSMAGLLAAAVLAEHATVTIIDADTLPDSPAPRRGLPQARHVHVMWSGGARAIEDILPGITEDWTAAGAIRRSLPTDLVTKTAEGWIPRCAEMQFNISCSRDLLDSVVRARVTALEGVSTLQQSRVRGLEGTAARITGVRVDTPEEEGRFVPADLVVDASGRGSRARTWLQELGVGGIRQAEVDSGLVYATRIFEAPAGAHESGFPIVNVQSDPRVPVPGQTATIVPIENGQWQATLSGTRGGQPTGDPDAFIPFAKGIRDPIVGELLEGRKPLTDVAVTKGTANRRIFFEKVELPDGFFAVGDSVATFNPLYGQGMTVAAQGLLAVRSLLRARGLAHPAFGREAQRAIAPQVATAWDLATSQDILYPGATGMKPRTGAGLLNAYVSRLMTGATTREALTAAFLQVITMSSTPTHWLKPSVVWNVLRASDRGALKAPPLTSAERTVAGLDQRADPADPVGRAR
- a CDS encoding helix-turn-helix transcriptional regulator, with the translated sequence MNRTERLYALVEELRAVSPRPRSARWLAERFGVSTRTIERDLSALQQSGVPLYAEPGRSGGYVVDKEHTLPPLAITPAEAAALAVALHGLAGTPFAADARSALYKVFAVMPQRDRQAARELAARVRLAVNPVRPSALPHTLREALSTRRLLHLSYADGEDEVTARTVEPLGFLGGDHWYLIGWCRLRSAVRGFRLDRIREARALEETAEPRPVDLSELDTPGWDFVALDELYGFA
- a CDS encoding toxin-antitoxin system, toxin component encodes the protein MRTTRAMRRLGGDLLADARLTPPACAADIIGALCTAYGRRRGGRKVDFRFASFPPDTASGLWLEMDARDLLVIEEHTRPEHQLVIACHELWHVYEGTCDSHGPGMAVAARLTGDADGADGRRGGLTELLQSDTGLGTVVRQAAARADREDPAEIRAEIFGLYLGKLLKPYLPPPREEQVPEAIERIKTSLGWGR